The following DNA comes from Cytophagia bacterium CHB2.
AAGGATTCGTTATGGCAAAACGCAAAGCCGAGCTTTCCGCCGCCGAATGGGAAATCATGCAAACCGTCTGGCGCGCGAACAAACCGGTGTCAGTGCGGGAGGTGCTGGACGCCGCCTATCCGGACGCTGAAAAAGCGTACACCACCGTCCAAACATTGATGAATATTTTGGTGGAAAAAAGGTTCTTGAAACGTAAAAAGATCGGCCTGGTGAATTTCTATGCGGCGGCCGCCGCGCGCGACACGGTTTTGCGCAGCTCGCTGCAAGCGTTGGCCAAGCGTATGTTCCACGGTTCCTACGGCGCCATGGCCTCGTTTCTGGTGAACGCCGGCACATTGCCTCCGGAAGAAATCGATGAGTTGAAAAAATTATTGGAGAAGAAAAGCGGAGGAACAAATCATGAATAACGTGATGGCAACCTTCCAGGCTCATGCGCCCGGCATTCTGCGCGCGCTGGCTTTGTTTGAACTGCAAATTCTTCTCTTCGCGTTGATGATTTTAGCCCTCGACCATGTTCTGCCGCGCGCCTCGGCAAAACTGCGCTATAGCCTCTGGCTGCTGGTGCTGCTCAAAACGTTTTTGCCCCCGCTCTGGGTGTGGCCGCAGCTTTCGTCATGGTCTGCAGAAGCGCTCGAGTTTGGTTTCATGTCGCCGGTGACGGCAACCGCCGGAACCTCATCACCCGGGCTTACGCTTGCCGGCGGCTTGCTCCTGCTTTGGCTCGCCGGTTCACTTTTCTGGCTGGTACTGGCGGTGCGCAACTTTCTGAGGTTACGTGCAGAACTCCGCCGCGCGCAGCCATTGCCAGTTGCGCCTCATGCTTCTCCCGCCGGCGCTGAACTAACCTGGCCGCCGATCTTGCGCGCCGATCATCTACGCACGCCGCTGGCGCTCGGCT
Coding sequences within:
- a CDS encoding BlaI/MecI/CopY family transcriptional regulator translates to MAKRKAELSAAEWEIMQTVWRANKPVSVREVLDAAYPDAEKAYTTVQTLMNILVEKRFLKRKKIGLVNFYAAAAARDTVLRSSLQALAKRMFHGSYGAMASFLVNAGTLPPEEIDELKKLLEKKSGGTNHE